The Acidobacteriota bacterium genome segment TTTAACGCCGTTCCCTCACCGTTCCGAGAGGCGCCTGCGGAACTCGCACGGCAGACTTTCGATCTGCAGAGTATTTCTCACATCCCGATCCCACCCGCAGGATTGTTCAAGCTCAGACATCCTCGGCGCCCAAGATCGGGTCTCCTCCCGGAACGGCGAGTGAAGGCTAATCATCATGACTTATCGTCACCCTAGACATATGAAAACGGACGCTTTAAGATGATGGGGGCACCTCCATAAGGTCGTAAAAGGGTTTGGAGTCTCTGAAGAACCCGGAGGCTAATCGGACTGGGATGTTTCTAGGAACCCATAACTGTGACATCCGATTCTTCGGATAGTACGCAAGGTAAACCCTCCCATGGTCGCTGCGGGCGACCCGGCCGCTCCCGCTCCGGGACTGTGAGCGCGCCAAGATTGTCGCAACCAAACCGACGCGCTGAGATCGGCTCGCCCTTGAGATCAGGATAGATAACGTTTAAGGTAGCGGGCGGTGATGGACCGGCGGGAGCGGACGATCTCCTCCGGCGGGCCGGCGGCGACGACGCGGCCGCCCTTGTCCCCGCCTTCCGGGCCGAGGTCGATCACGTAATCGGCGCACTTGACGACATCGAGGTTGTGTTCTATCACGGCCACGGTGTGGCCCTCGTCGACAAGTCTGTGGAAACAGTCCAGAAGAACCGAGACGTCGTCGGGGTGAAGGCCGATCGTCGGCTCGTCGAAAAGATAAAGGATGCGCTTGCCTTTCTCGTGGACGAGGTGATGGGCGAGCTTGATGCGCTGAAGCTCGCCGCCCGAAAGGGTCGTCGTCGGCTGGCCGAGCTTCAGGTAGCCGAGCCCGACCTCGGCCAACGGCGAGAGCTTGCGGACGATGTCCTTCCGATCGGCGAAAAAGTCAAGGGCGTCCGTGACCGTCATGGACAGCACGTCGTCGATGTTTTTCCCTTCATAGCGGATGTCGAGGATTTCGTCCTTGAAACGCTTTCCCTTGCAGGCCTCGCAGGTCAGGACGACGTCGGAGAGAAACTGCATTTCGACGACCTGGCGTCCGGCGCCTTCGCAGGGCTCGCACCGGCCTCCCGCCGCGTTAAAGGAGAAATAGCCCGGCCTGAAGCCCATGACCTTGGCCTCGCGCGTCCGGCTGAAAAGGCTGCGGATGCCGTCCATGGCCTTGGTGTAAGTCGCCGGGATGGAGCGGGGCGACGTGCCGAGCGGCGACTGGTCGACGATGAGAACCTTGTCCAGAAATTCCCGGCCCCGGATTTCGCGAAATCCGCCGTCGGAGGTTCCGGTTAGGCCCTTGTAGAGAACGTCGTAGAGCAGCGTGCTTTTTCCCGAGCCGGAAACGCCCGTGACGCAGGTGAAGACGCCGAGGGGGAGGGCGACGTCGATGTTTTTGAGGTTGTGTTTGGATGCGCCCGAAACAACGATCTCGCGGCGGGACTGGCGGCGGGAGTCCGGCACGGGAATGGACTTTTCTCCCCGAATGTAGGCCGCCGTGATGGACGATCGATCCTTGAGGAACCGATCCGCCGGACCGGCAAAGACGATGCGCCCTCCGGCCTCTCCGGCCCGCGGCCCGAGGTCGATAATGTATTCGGCGGCCCGGATGATGTCGGGGTCGTGTTCGACGACGACAACGGTGTTTCCGATGTCCTTCAGCGAGTTGAGGATGCCGACGAGGCGGGCGTTGTCCCGGGGATGAAGGCCGACGCTCGGCTCGTCGAGGACGAACAGCGTGCCGACAAGCGAGGCGCTGAGCGTCGCGGCCAGGTTGATCCTCTGGGCCTCGCCGCCGCTCAGGGTGAAAGTCATGCGGTCGAGGGTGAGGTAATCGAGGCCGACTTCGAGAAGAAAGAGAAGGCGGTTGCGGATCTCCGTCGAGAGCTTGCCGGCCACGGGCC includes the following:
- the uvrA gene encoding excinuclease ABC subunit UvrA; the protein is MTSKETIALRGVRVHNLKSVDLDIPLFKLIVVTGVSGSGKSSLAFDTLYAEGQRRFLESLSSYARQFLERMEKPDAESIEGIPPAVAIQQKASTKNPRSTVATVTEIHDYLRILYARAGVVHCVSCGKPLQRDTIDAMVETLLALPYGTRILIAFAWPRENGLAKLKTDGYHRAVSNGDVLPVEEAFSQNAGAVDILADKLAVDPAERERLADSLEAAMKRGGGRARVLVEDGREILFSDRLECRTCGISTEDPYPNLFSFNSPQGACSECSGFGDLAVVDPAKVVPDPSKSLADGAVEPWTKPLSRPFQRRLLKEAAGAGVPVDIPYRDLTPDQQRWVFEGGNGYRGVKGFFDRLQRKKYKVQVRVLLSRYRSYTPCPSCGGVRLNPEARAVRIGDLSIGDFLRLTVREAAAFLEKYESGLKDHERPVAGKLSTEIRNRLLFLLEVGLDYLTLDRMTFTLSGGEAQRINLAATLSASLVGTLFVLDEPSVGLHPRDNARLVGILNSLKDIGNTVVVVEHDPDIIRAAEYIIDLGPRAGEAGGRIVFAGPADRFLKDRSSITAAYIRGEKSIPVPDSRRQSRREIVVSGASKHNLKNIDVALPLGVFTCVTGVSGSGKSTLLYDVLYKGLTGTSDGGFREIRGREFLDKVLIVDQSPLGTSPRSIPATYTKAMDGIRSLFSRTREAKVMGFRPGYFSFNAAGGRCEPCEGAGRQVVEMQFLSDVVLTCEACKGKRFKDEILDIRYEGKNIDDVLSMTVTDALDFFADRKDIVRKLSPLAEVGLGYLKLGQPTTTLSGGELQRIKLAHHLVHEKGKRILYLFDEPTIGLHPDDVSVLLDCFHRLVDEGHTVAVIEHNLDVVKCADYVIDLGPEGGDKGGRVVAAGPPEEIVRSRRSITARYLKRYLS